Below is a genomic region from Sphingopyxis terrae subsp. terrae NBRC 15098.
TCGGTGCATAATGCGCTCGTCGCGGCGGGCGCGGACGATGTTGCCGTCACCGCTGATCCCGATGTCGTGGGACAAGCCGACCGCATCGTGCTGCCGGGTGTGGGGGCCTTTGCCGCGTGCATGAACGGATTGGCGGCAATTCCCGGGCTGATCGAGGCGCTGGAGCAGCGCGTTCGCGGCGAGGGCGCGCCCTTCCTCGGCATCTGCGTCGGGATGCAATTGCTCGCCGACGCGGGTGAGGAGCATGGGCGGCACGAAGGGCTCGGCTGGATCGGCGGAACGGTGCGCGCCTTCACGCCGGCGCCGGGACTGCGCATCCCGCACATGGGCTGGAACGATGTCGTGCCAAGTTTCGCGCATCCGGTGCTGGCTGCGGGCGAGGCCTATTATCTGCACGGCTATCATTTCGCCGACGCGGCGCATGTCGCGGCGACGAGCAGTCACGGCGGCCCTTTCACCGCCGCGGTGGCGAAGGACAATATCGTCGGCGTGCAGTTTCACCCCGAAAAGAGCCAGGCCTATGGCCTCGCGACCCTCGAAAGATTCCTCGCATGGCGCCCCTGATCATCTTCCCCGCGATCGACCTCAAGGGCGGGCAGGTGGTGCGGCTCGCCGAAGGCGATATGGCGCGCGCAACCGTCTATGGCGACGATCCGGCGGCGCAGGCGCGGCTGTTCGCGGACGCGGGCGCCAGCCATTTGCACGTCGTCGATCTCGACGGCGCCTTCGCCGGTGAAAGCGTCAACGGCGCGGCGGTCGAAAGCATCGTCGCGGCCTTTCCGGGCAGGGTGCAGGTCGGCGGCGGTATCCGCGATCGCGCGGGCGTCGATCGCTGGCTCGCGCTCGGGGTAGAGCGCGTCATCATTGGCACCGCGGCGCTCAAAGACCCCGATTTCGTCAAATCGGCCGCGCGCGATTTGCCGGGCCGGATCATCGTCGGCGTCGATGCGCGCGATGGCATGGTCGCGACCGAAGGCTGGGCCGACGTCTCCGACGTGCGCGTCGAGGATCTGGCGCGGCGCTTCGAAGATGCCGGCGTTGCTGCGCTGCTGTTCACCGACGTCGGGCGCGACGGGCTGCTCAAGGGCTGCAACGTCGCCGCGACCGTGGCGCTGGCGCGCGCGGTCGCCATCCCGGTGATCGCGAGCGGCGGCGTTGCGGATATTGGCGACATCCATGCGCTGCGCCCGCGCGTCGCCGACGGGATCGAAGGCGTGATTACCGGCCGCGCGCTCTATGACGGCCGCCTCGACCTCGCCGAAGCGATCGCGGCGGGGCGGGCATGACCGTCCGCGTCCGCGTGATCCCGTGCCTCGACGTCGCTGATGGGCGCGTCGTGAAGGGCGTCAATTTCGTCGACCTGCGCGACGCCGGCGATCCGGTCGAAGCCGCGCGCGCCTATGACGCGGCGGGCGCCGACGAGCTTTGCTTTCTCGACATTTCCGCGAGCCACCAAGGGCGCGGCACGCTGCTCGACATGGTCGCACGCACCGCCGAAGTCTGCTTCATGCCGCTCACCGTCGGCGGCGGCGTGCGCAGCGCCGATGATGCGCGCGCGCTGCTCCTCGCGGGCGCCGACAAGGTCGCGGTGAACAGCGCCGCGGTGGCGCGCCCCGAACTTGTCGCCGACATCGCCGACCGTTTCGGCAGCCAGTGCGCGGTCGGCAGCATCGACGCGCGCCGCGTCGCAGAGGGGCGGTGGGAAATCTTCACCCATGGCGGACGCACCCCGACGGGGGTCGATGCGCTTGCCCATGCGGTGCGCCTTGCCGAACTGGGCGCGGGCGAATTGCTCGTCACCAGCATGGACCGCGACGGGACCAAGGACGGCTATGACCTCGCGCTCACCCGCGCGATTGCCGATGCGGTGTCGGTGCCGGTGATCGCATCGGGCGGTGTCGGCAATCTCGACCATCTGGTCGCCGGCGTGATCGAAGGCGGCGCGAGCGCGGTGCTCGCGGCCAGCATCTTCCATTTCGGCGAAGCGACGATCGCCGAGGCGCATGCGCGGCTCGCCGCCGCAGGGCTGCCGGTGCGCGCGCATTGATGTCCTGAAGGACTGGCGCTGAGGCCAAGCGGCTGCAATAGAAAGCCGATGACAGCCAAGCTCCGCCTCGCCGACCGTATCAACGACCTGCTTCCGATCCTCGGTTTCGGTACCGCGATCGCCAGCCTGGCGATACCGCTCAATCCCTTTTTGGTCGGGGTGATCCTCGCCGGGTCGGTGATCGCCGCGGTCCATCATGCCGAAGTCGTCGCGCACCGCGTCGGCGAACCCTTCGGGACGCTGATCCTCGCGCTGGCGGTGACGGTGATCGAGGTGGGGCTGATCCTGACACTGATGCAGGCCGAGCCCGAAAAGGCGGCGACGCTAGCGCGCGACACGGTGTTCGCGGCGGTAATGGT
It encodes:
- the hisF gene encoding imidazole glycerol phosphate synthase subunit HisF translates to MTVRVRVIPCLDVADGRVVKGVNFVDLRDAGDPVEAARAYDAAGADELCFLDISASHQGRGTLLDMVARTAEVCFMPLTVGGGVRSADDARALLLAGADKVAVNSAAVARPELVADIADRFGSQCAVGSIDARRVAEGRWEIFTHGGRTPTGVDALAHAVRLAELGAGELLVTSMDRDGTKDGYDLALTRAIADAVSVPVIASGGVGNLDHLVAGVIEGGASAVLAASIFHFGEATIAEAHARLAAAGLPVRAH
- the hisA gene encoding 1-(5-phosphoribosyl)-5-[(5-phosphoribosylamino)methylideneamino]imidazole-4-carboxamide isomerase translates to MAPLIIFPAIDLKGGQVVRLAEGDMARATVYGDDPAAQARLFADAGASHLHVVDLDGAFAGESVNGAAVESIVAAFPGRVQVGGGIRDRAGVDRWLALGVERVIIGTAALKDPDFVKSAARDLPGRIIVGVDARDGMVATEGWADVSDVRVEDLARRFEDAGVAALLFTDVGRDGLLKGCNVAATVALARAVAIPVIASGGVADIGDIHALRPRVADGIEGVITGRALYDGRLDLAEAIAAGRA
- the hisH gene encoding imidazole glycerol phosphate synthase subunit HisH; the protein is MSAIALIDYGAGNLRSVHNALVAAGADDVAVTADPDVVGQADRIVLPGVGAFAACMNGLAAIPGLIEALEQRVRGEGAPFLGICVGMQLLADAGEEHGRHEGLGWIGGTVRAFTPAPGLRIPHMGWNDVVPSFAHPVLAAGEAYYLHGYHFADAAHVAATSSHGGPFTAAVAKDNIVGVQFHPEKSQAYGLATLERFLAWRP